The following are from one region of the Streptomyces decoyicus genome:
- the rpmG gene encoding 50S ribosomal protein L33 — protein sequence MARNELRPVIKLRSTAGTGYTYVTRKNRRNDPDRLVLRKYDPVVGRHVDFREER from the coding sequence ATGGCACGCAACGAACTCCGCCCGGTCATCAAGCTCCGCTCCACCGCGGGCACCGGCTACACCTACGTCACCCGCAAGAACCGGCGGAACGACCCTGACCGCCTGGTCCTGCGCAAGTACGACCCGGTGGTCGGCCGGCACGTCGACTTCCGCGAAGAACGCTGA
- a CDS encoding WD40 repeat domain-containing protein, whose translation MVTALTAPATGERLQDVSPWSKRLPWEPAFLSVGVGLIAAAGRRGRVRVMDLEGGEEHDLLTLPGGITGLAFSPDGRHLTLVGPRGFALWRATDGRLITRSTPTPCVRARWMGLGVVAIAEGGKVTTYDTDGVAQWSTAPLPTAATDVACAQGGRLLAVSLASQVRCFMPMRREPVAVHLYGGAPDDLALSVDGRWAVCSTYQRATLLWETHRRPAAQPVQCEEASGRHAPVFSECGHRLAVPAERHLSLWSIGPRRPTRSAVLPVCVSALAWRPGAGDALATAGSDHAVRLWHAGAQGRRNGYAPLTAWQLTTPATSLAWAGQRMLAVAERGGRVTLLDIAPSQVQC comes from the coding sequence ATGGTGACAGCGTTGACCGCACCAGCAACCGGCGAACGTCTGCAAGACGTTTCGCCGTGGTCGAAGCGGCTCCCCTGGGAACCGGCCTTCCTGTCGGTGGGCGTCGGCCTGATCGCCGCCGCCGGGCGCCGTGGCAGGGTTCGCGTGATGGACCTCGAAGGCGGCGAGGAACACGACCTCCTCACATTGCCCGGCGGCATCACGGGTCTCGCCTTTTCCCCTGATGGGCGCCACCTGACCCTGGTGGGTCCTCGCGGATTCGCCCTGTGGCGGGCCACGGACGGCAGGCTGATCACGCGGAGCACTCCGACGCCCTGCGTCCGCGCGCGCTGGATGGGACTGGGCGTCGTGGCGATTGCGGAAGGGGGCAAGGTCACCACGTACGACACCGACGGCGTGGCGCAGTGGTCCACAGCACCTCTCCCGACAGCAGCCACCGACGTGGCCTGCGCGCAGGGCGGACGCCTTCTGGCCGTGTCCCTGGCGAGCCAAGTCCGCTGCTTCATGCCGATGCGTCGTGAACCTGTCGCCGTCCATCTCTACGGTGGCGCACCGGATGATCTCGCTCTGTCCGTCGACGGCCGCTGGGCCGTGTGCTCGACGTATCAGCGCGCGACCTTGCTGTGGGAGACGCATCGCCGCCCCGCGGCGCAGCCGGTCCAGTGCGAGGAAGCCTCGGGCCGGCATGCTCCAGTCTTCAGTGAATGCGGGCACCGGCTGGCCGTACCGGCCGAGCGCCACCTGTCGCTCTGGTCCATCGGCCCCAGAAGACCGACACGATCGGCCGTCCTCCCCGTTTGCGTGTCGGCGCTGGCCTGGCGCCCCGGCGCAGGGGACGCGCTCGCGACGGCCGGGTCCGACCACGCCGTCCGACTGTGGCATGCCGGTGCCCAAGGCCGGAGGAACGGTTACGCCCCCCTCACCGCATGGCAGTTGACCACCCCCGCCACATCCCTTGCGTGGGCAGGACAGCGAATGCTTGCCGTAGCGGAAAGGGGAGGCCGCGTAACGCTCCTGGACATCGCCCCCTCACAGGTTCAGTGCTGA
- the rpmB gene encoding 50S ribosomal protein L28, with product MSAHCQLTGAKPGFGKTISHSHRRTSRRFDPNIQRKRYWLASEGRYVRLTLSTKAIKTVDSIGVESAVARIRARGVKV from the coding sequence ATGTCCGCCCACTGCCAGCTGACCGGCGCCAAGCCGGGCTTCGGCAAGACCATCTCCCACTCGCACCGGCGTACATCCCGCCGGTTCGACCCGAACATCCAGCGCAAGCGCTACTGGCTGGCGAGCGAGGGCCGGTACGTCCGGCTCACCCTCAGTACGAAGGCGATCAAGACGGTCGATTCCATCGGCGTCGAGTCCGCGGTGGCGCGAATCCGCGCACGAGGGGTGAAGGTCTGA
- the rpsN gene encoding 30S ribosomal protein S14, translating into MAKQSKIAKNEQRKVVVERYAARRAELKEIIRRPSSTDDERASAQAELRRQPRDASATRVRNRDSVDGRPRGHLRKFGMSRVRMREQAHAGFLPGVTKSSW; encoded by the coding sequence ATGGCCAAGCAGAGCAAGATCGCGAAGAACGAGCAGCGAAAGGTGGTCGTCGAGCGGTACGCGGCCCGGCGCGCCGAGCTGAAGGAGATCATCCGGCGGCCTTCGTCCACCGACGACGAACGCGCCTCCGCCCAGGCCGAGTTGCGGCGCCAGCCGCGCGACGCCAGTGCGACCCGGGTACGGAACCGGGACAGCGTGGACGGCCGCCCCCGAGGCCACCTGCGCAAGTTCGGCATGTCCCGGGTACGGATGCGCGAGCAGGCGCACGCCGGATTCCTCCCCGGAGTCACCAAGTCGTCCTGGTGA
- the rpmF gene encoding 50S ribosomal protein L32 codes for MAVPKRKMSRSNTRHRRAQWKATTPQLVPITVDGTPYLVPQRLAKAYERGLLRPES; via the coding sequence ATGGCCGTACCCAAGCGGAAGATGTCCCGCAGCAACACCCGCCACCGCCGCGCCCAGTGGAAGGCCACCACCCCCCAGCTCGTCCCGATCACCGTCGACGGCACCCCCTACCTCGTACCGCAGCGACTGGCCAAGGCGTACGAGCGCGGGCTGCTGCGTCCGGAGAGCTGA
- a CDS encoding type B 50S ribosomal protein L31 — protein sequence MKPGIHPAYRPVVFRDKAADFAFLTRSTATSDKNIEWEDGKTYPVIDVEISSQSHPFYTGTARVLDTAGRVERFERRYARRGAR from the coding sequence ATGAAGCCTGGGATCCACCCCGCCTACCGGCCCGTCGTCTTCCGTGACAAGGCAGCCGATTTCGCCTTCCTCACCCGGTCCACCGCGACCAGCGACAAGAACATCGAGTGGGAGGACGGCAAGACCTACCCCGTCATCGACGTGGAGATCTCGTCGCAGAGCCACCCCTTCTACACCGGCACGGCCCGTGTCCTCGACACGGCCGGCCGGGTCGAGCGCTTCGAGCGGCGGTACGCCCGGCGCGGGGCACGGTGA
- the rpsR gene encoding 30S ribosomal protein S18 — protein MARRPDPRKPVKSRPNPLDQAGITYIDYKDTDLLRKFISDRGKIRSRRVTRVTAQQQRQLARAIKNAREMALLPYASK, from the coding sequence ATGGCCCGCCGCCCCGATCCCCGCAAGCCCGTCAAGTCGCGCCCCAACCCGTTGGACCAGGCCGGTATCACCTACATCGACTACAAGGACACCGATCTGCTGCGGAAGTTCATCTCGGACCGCGGCAAGATCCGCAGTCGACGCGTCACCCGGGTCACCGCGCAGCAGCAGCGGCAGCTGGCCCGCGCGATCAAGAACGCGCGGGAGATGGCGCTGCTCCCGTACGCCTCCAAGTAG
- a CDS encoding GTP-binding protein has product MSQSMSRVATGDPVVILRQDLLAIRRAMRPPHLVLALSDELDLLPCLVELWRPRTGASALGDHYLPAPVVAGLDPAAFLAELGCVHRAVRRWDGTDRTSPLTPAETAARRVEAAHGVLVTAPPSPKDRRTDGVAALARHLNPSATLVHVAQQPQTTGALPPSFLRPVPDTLEEWRARLEPVSVASSRPGTDLGVTSVVWRARRPLHPERLADALPTVMAGVVRGRGHLWLSSRPAAVVTWRSAGPHMELRDADRWLEPGDESAWRRASPQRRTLASWFWHNYYGERRNALTFTGTDLDRDRLCTALNAALLDDRELSLGWDGWAAFPDPLLGDVPL; this is encoded by the coding sequence GTGTCGCAGTCCATGTCGCGGGTGGCCACCGGCGACCCGGTGGTGATTCTCCGGCAGGACCTGCTGGCCATACGACGCGCCATGCGGCCCCCTCACCTGGTCCTCGCCCTCTCCGACGAGCTGGATCTCCTCCCATGCCTGGTGGAGTTGTGGCGACCGCGGACCGGGGCCAGCGCGCTGGGCGATCACTACCTCCCGGCCCCGGTCGTGGCCGGGCTTGACCCAGCGGCCTTCCTGGCTGAGCTCGGATGCGTCCACCGGGCCGTCCGTCGGTGGGACGGTACCGATCGCACCAGCCCCCTGACGCCGGCCGAGACGGCCGCCCGCAGGGTGGAAGCCGCCCACGGCGTGCTCGTGACGGCCCCGCCGAGCCCCAAAGACCGTCGAACGGACGGGGTAGCCGCCCTGGCGCGTCACCTCAACCCCTCCGCCACACTCGTCCATGTCGCACAACAGCCGCAAACAACAGGGGCGTTGCCGCCGTCGTTCCTGCGACCCGTACCGGACACCCTTGAGGAATGGCGGGCCCGGCTGGAACCAGTGAGCGTGGCGTCCTCGCGCCCTGGTACCGACCTGGGTGTGACGTCGGTGGTGTGGCGGGCCCGGCGACCGCTGCACCCGGAGCGGCTCGCGGATGCACTGCCCACGGTCATGGCCGGCGTGGTCCGCGGCCGAGGCCACCTGTGGCTGTCCAGTCGACCCGCGGCGGTGGTGACCTGGCGGTCGGCCGGACCGCACATGGAACTGCGAGACGCGGATCGCTGGCTGGAGCCCGGAGACGAGAGTGCCTGGCGCCGCGCATCCCCGCAACGGCGCACCCTGGCCTCGTGGTTCTGGCACAACTACTACGGCGAACGCCGCAACGCCCTTACGTTCACCGGCACCGACCTCGACCGGGACCGGCTGTGCACCGCCCTCAACGCGGCTCTGCTGGACGACAGGGAGTTGTCATTGGGATGGGACGGCTGGGCGGCCTTCCCCGATCCCCTGCTGGGCGACGTCCCGCTCTGA
- a CDS encoding CobW family GTP-binding protein: MAENSKLPVVLVGGLHSDAREQVVLRLLHTVRGSVALHHDLSTAADGTVRRTVRDASGELSSGEAPLVNDCACCALREDLVPELRRLAESGLHRLAVVELWDSVEPRAMAEVIAAHGGETLTLSNVMTAVDPALVLPYLANGDDLAEAGFAAAATDQRTIGDTWARQLEYAPVLALVDGGEADDEDRAVLAQLHPTARHVPVDSRQLAEAAFAGFDVEAAAAAQHPACALLPQEAEESGVATLVWHRRRPFHPERLYQALEDLACAAVRSRGRFWLADRPDTLLSWDAAGGALCVENAGPWLASLPDAAWDMISPMRRAAAALDWHPEHGDCCQHLVFTAPGLDREGLERLLDSCLLTEDEFADGREAWRRLPASFDTLLDPVS; the protein is encoded by the coding sequence ATGGCGGAGAACAGCAAACTCCCCGTCGTCCTCGTCGGCGGGCTGCATTCCGACGCACGCGAACAGGTCGTGCTGCGGCTGCTGCACACCGTGCGCGGCAGTGTCGCGCTCCACCACGACCTCTCCACGGCAGCGGACGGAACGGTACGCCGCACGGTGCGGGACGCCTCGGGCGAGCTGTCCTCCGGCGAGGCACCCCTCGTCAACGACTGTGCGTGCTGCGCCCTGCGCGAGGACCTGGTGCCCGAACTCCGGCGGCTGGCCGAGAGCGGTCTGCACCGGCTGGCGGTGGTCGAACTCTGGGACTCCGTCGAACCCAGGGCGATGGCCGAGGTCATCGCTGCACACGGCGGCGAGACGCTGACACTCTCCAACGTGATGACCGCGGTCGACCCCGCGCTCGTCCTGCCATATCTCGCCAATGGGGACGACCTGGCGGAGGCCGGGTTCGCGGCGGCCGCAACCGATCAGCGGACCATCGGGGACACCTGGGCGCGCCAGCTGGAGTACGCCCCCGTGCTCGCGCTCGTCGACGGAGGAGAGGCGGACGACGAGGACCGTGCGGTCCTCGCGCAGTTGCACCCGACGGCACGCCATGTGCCGGTGGACTCCCGTCAGCTCGCGGAGGCCGCGTTCGCCGGATTCGACGTCGAGGCGGCTGCCGCCGCTCAGCACCCGGCCTGCGCGCTGCTCCCGCAGGAAGCGGAGGAGTCGGGAGTCGCCACCCTCGTGTGGCACCGGCGGCGCCCCTTCCATCCGGAACGGCTCTACCAGGCGCTGGAAGACCTGGCCTGTGCGGCCGTTCGCAGCCGTGGCCGTTTCTGGCTCGCCGACCGTCCCGACACCCTGCTGTCCTGGGACGCCGCGGGCGGCGCGCTGTGTGTGGAGAACGCCGGCCCATGGCTTGCGTCGCTGCCGGACGCCGCCTGGGACATGATTTCCCCGATGCGCCGAGCAGCCGCCGCCCTCGACTGGCATCCCGAACACGGCGACTGCTGCCAGCACCTGGTCTTCACCGCACCCGGCCTGGACCGCGAGGGCCTGGAGCGGCTGCTCGACTCCTGTCTGCTGACCGAGGACGAGTTCGCCGACGGACGTGAGGCATGGAGGCGCCTCCCGGCGTCCTTCGACACGCTCCTCGACCCCGTCTCCTGA
- a CDS encoding GTP-binding protein produces the protein MTHNRLPVTVLSGFLGAGKTTLLNHVLGNREGLRVAVIVNDMSEINIDATLVRGGEAALSRTEERLVEMTNGCICCTLRDDLLEEVDRLAREGRFDYLLIESSGISEPMPVAATFAFPRDDGATLGDLARLDTMVTVVDAANFLPELAGGDGLAERGLDQYEDDERTVSDLLMDQIEFADVIVLNKTDLVDAAGAERLQAALTRLNPAARIVPARHGRVNPGDILGTGLFDLERAQQAPGWVQELNGDHIPETEEYGISSTVFRADTPFHPGRLWTFVTEGLDSGTYGQILRSKGFFWLAGRPKVTGLWSQAGAVARFEPSGARGVGDSQGQELVFIGTGLHAEPLQAALANCLLADGEELSDDPFPAWDTYGIDDACEHEHPDLVPQA, from the coding sequence ATGACGCACAACCGACTACCCGTCACCGTTCTGTCAGGCTTCCTCGGCGCGGGCAAGACCACCCTGCTCAATCACGTCCTGGGCAACCGGGAGGGCCTGCGCGTCGCGGTCATCGTCAACGACATGAGCGAGATCAACATCGACGCGACCCTGGTGCGCGGCGGCGAGGCCGCCCTCTCCCGCACCGAGGAACGCCTCGTAGAGATGACCAACGGCTGCATCTGCTGCACCCTGCGCGACGACCTGCTCGAAGAGGTCGACCGGCTGGCCCGCGAGGGACGCTTCGACTACCTCCTCATCGAATCCAGCGGCATCTCGGAACCGATGCCCGTCGCGGCCACCTTCGCCTTCCCGCGCGACGACGGAGCGACCCTGGGCGACCTCGCCAGACTCGACACCATGGTCACCGTCGTCGACGCCGCCAACTTCCTGCCGGAGCTGGCCGGCGGCGACGGGCTGGCCGAGCGGGGACTGGACCAGTACGAGGACGACGAACGCACCGTCAGCGACCTGCTGATGGACCAGATCGAGTTCGCCGACGTCATCGTCCTCAACAAGACCGACCTCGTCGACGCGGCCGGCGCCGAACGCCTTCAGGCCGCGCTCACCCGCCTCAACCCGGCTGCCCGCATCGTGCCCGCCCGGCACGGCCGGGTGAACCCCGGCGACATCCTCGGCACCGGACTCTTCGACCTGGAGCGGGCCCAGCAGGCCCCTGGCTGGGTGCAGGAACTCAACGGCGACCACATCCCGGAAACCGAGGAATACGGCATCTCCAGCACGGTCTTCCGCGCCGATACGCCATTCCACCCGGGCCGACTGTGGACCTTCGTCACCGAGGGCCTGGACAGCGGCACCTATGGTCAGATCCTGCGTTCCAAGGGCTTCTTCTGGCTGGCCGGCCGCCCGAAGGTCACGGGCTTGTGGTCGCAGGCCGGAGCAGTCGCCCGTTTCGAGCCTTCCGGTGCCCGCGGCGTCGGAGACAGCCAGGGCCAGGAACTGGTCTTCATCGGCACCGGGTTGCACGCCGAGCCACTTCAAGCGGCCCTGGCCAACTGCCTCCTGGCCGACGGGGAAGAGCTCTCCGACGACCCGTTCCCCGCCTGGGACACGTACGGAATCGACGACGCCTGCGAACACGAGCACCCGGATCTGGTGCCGCAAGCCTGA